The following proteins come from a genomic window of Venturia canescens isolate UGA chromosome 4, ASM1945775v1, whole genome shotgun sequence:
- the Tctp gene encoding translationally-controlled tumor protein homolog: MRIYKDIFTGDEMFSDTYKMKLVDEVIYEVYGKLVSRKAGNIEIAGFNPSAEEADEGTDEAVESGVDVVLNHRLQETFAFGDKKSYTLYLKDYMKKLVAKLEETKPDQVELFKTNMNKVMKDILGRFKELQFFTGESMDIDGLVGLMEYREIDGQSVPVLMFFKHGLEEEKF, encoded by the exons ATGAGGATTTACAAAGATATCTTCACCG GTGACGAGATGTTCTCGGACACCTACAAGATGAAACTCGTTGACGAAGTCATCTACGAAGTTTACGGCAAG CTTGTTAGTAGAAAAGCTGGTAATATCGAAATTGCCGGCTTCAATCCATCTGCTGAAGAAGCTGACGAAGGCACAGACGAAGCAGTTGAGAGTGGCGTTGATGTTGTCCTCAATCATCGTCTTCAAGAGACCTTTGCCTTTGGTGACAAAAAATCCTATACGCTCTACCTGAAGGATTATATGAAAAA ATTGGTTGCCAAACTCGAAGAGACAAAACCCGATCAAGTTGAACTTTTCAAGACCAATATGAACAAAGTAATGAAAGACATTTTGGGCAGATTCAAAGAGTTGCAATTCTTCACCGGTGAATCCATGGACATCGACGGGCTTGTCGGTTTAATGGAATACCGTGAAATCGACGGTCAATCTGTACCAGTACTAATGTTCTTTAAGCACGGCCTCGAAGAAGAAAAGTTCTAA